CCTTCCCAATCGAAAGACTATGGGGAAGCAAAACCCTTACTGCGCAGCTCGTCTCGGGAAAGAGGCCCAGAAAACTGGCACCGACCTGCGTGGAGGCCAAACGCCCAAATGGTAAGTTCTCGGTGGTAAGGGAGCGTTAGCAGACTGCCTTCCGGCTAATATTGTGTAGGGACCAGGAGCTCCGCTTTACCGTGCATGAATCCCCCGACTACTTCCGATTGAAGCTTTCCGtcttcaacgacgacaaACGAACCGACATGATTGGCGAGACTTGGATTGATTTGCAAGACCTCATTATACCCGGAGGCAGCCAGAGTGACCAATGGCACACTCTGCAGTTCCGTGGAAAATACGCTGGCGAGATCCGCCTCGAGATGACTTATTACGATACCCGgcccgaggatgaggccgtCATCGAAAGGAGGACGCAGGGCACGGAGAGGGCTGTCAAGAATACCAGCGGTAGCAGTAGGAGTACTATGCCCGTTGCTCCGTCATCATCGCTCTCGGGACCGCGTCAGCTGAAAGAGGTCAAACGTCGCCCTTTACCCACCGACCCTACTGGGTCTGCTGCACCGCGCCCCGCACCCGAGAAAGCATACTCCTCTCCAGCACCTTTGCCTGCCTCGCATGCACCTCGACCATACGATGGAGTTCCCACTCCTCCGTCCAGCTCTGGTATGGACTATGCTCACCAGCCTCGACCGATGGCACCCCCGGTTGGCCAATATGATGCACCCTACGGTTTGCCGTCGCCAGCCACGCGTCCACGGACGTACGAAACACCGGACGACTTCCAACGAGACTGGAGtgctccggctccggctccggctccggttTCAGCTCCGGTTTCAGCTCCGGCCCGTCGTCCAGCACAGGGTTACCCGCAGGAGCAACATTATCCTTCGCGAGCAGAGCAGGATTATTATGCCAGACCACGTTCTGGCTACGACAACGCTCCACCTGCGGATTACCGATCTATGAGACAAGACTTACAAGCAGGTCGACAGGATGCCTACCAGGAACCCGATATGTATGCACCGGTTCATGAACCCCCACGGCCAAACAGCCGCCATTACAACCAGCCGTATCTGTCTCAGGACCAATACGTGTATGGTGCAGAAGAGGCTCTGGTTCCTCGTTACAATCAAGCTTCCAATAGCATGTCTGGGCGCCACCACCGCCTAGAGTACCCCCAGGAAAGCGAGACGGATCGCTATCGTCCACATAGCAACTCACAGCCCAGGCGAGGCCGTGACTACCACGCGGAATATGCAGCCATGCAACCACgcgtggaagatgaagatgaagatggaccaccacctcccccgcCCGTTCATCGGTCAGGATTGGTTCAAGCTAGCCAACAGTTAGTACCGTCACCAACTCCTTCGTACAAAGCTTACTCCCCAGAGTACGGCCCTCGAACGACCCAAGAGATGGACAACCCCCAGCCTACGGAGCTGATGATCGGGGAGGACAAGTTCCCCGACCTCCCCCCCATTACGAACGGCCCATCCATGCCACCCAGCCTGGTCGCTGGACTTGACCCGACGGTCGCAGACGCGGAGACTGATCGGGCTGTGAACGAGATGCAGGCCCGGAGACGCAGCGGCATCTTCGAGGAAGACCTCCCCATTAGCCGCAGCCGCGAACCCTCCCCTATAATGCCGCCTTATCCGACAGATATCGCTCTCGCGGAAGACCATCGTCGATCACTCGTCAGCCGAAAGTCGATAAATTCTGAAAGTCCCAGTAATCAACTGGTGCTCCGAAAATCGATCAGCCCCAGGCCACCTACTTCTAGAAGTCGCGGTAGCTCTCAGATCTCCGGCTCACAGATCCCGTTTTCTCCGGATTCTTTTGATTCATATAACCCGAACGCAGCCCGTGCTGCTATAAGAAAAGACCCGGCACCGGCGTACAAGTCTCCGTCAGAAGCTATGGAAGCAGCGAGAAGGAGTGAGGCTGCGGCAGGCCGGGAAGACGGCCCTATTATTGGTGACGACGGCCGTGAAATCGACCCGTCTGACCATCTGCCCTCGGACACGTGGGCGCCGGAACCAGACCGAAAGCCGCGAAAACCTGGTGTTATCGTCCGCTTTCGCAATGCGCCTACTACTAAGATAGCGGCTCGATCTAGCCCTCCAGCGCCCTCCAAGGAGTACACCGTTCGTCCGATGTCATCATACATATCGAGTACAGACCTAAATCGAACATCACCACGAGCTGATTACAGTCGCGGACGGCCAGGATACGGCGGAAGCCCCGGTGCTGGGCATGGACGGACATATAGCACACCATCCccgcagccacagcaacGTCGAAAGTCAGtatcgccctcgccatcgccgatgTATGCCCCTGCGCCCAGCATTGGCCCACCAATTCCTGCAAAGGTGCCCATTGGAGCGCCGTCAGGGTATAGCCAGGACCCGCTAAGCCGCGAGCTCAATTCAATTGATATCGGATCAGTTGGAATAAGCTCTGGGCGGGGGATGCGGAAGTATGTCCCCAGGCCCATGAGTGGATATGCCATGTAAGGCTGCAACACGCAGCACGGGCAACCAAAACAAAGAATATACCCTTGCATACCCTGTACAGAAAAGAGGGACAGGTGCAGCGAATATGCAGCGAGCGAAATTACGCAAAATTGAATGATCAATAAGACAATGATTGTATGCATTATGGGCGTTTGGgttttcgtttcttttcgtTTCCTTTCAGTTCAAAACTTCCGGCTTCTTCACGTTTTCATGTTTCTTTCAATGGTGTACGATATGATCTACATGAGAATGATATGCCTGGCGTCTATGATCTAGATAAATACTATGCTGTGTACGATTCACTTCATTTATCCGTCTTATTGACCGATTGTATTATCCGAGTCTAGGACGGTTCGAATCCCAGTCCTTGCTACTCACTTAACAGAACACATCTATGTACTTTAATTATCACCATTTTGTACATACCATTCTGATCCTGGGCCTGGGTCTGCCTTGTACTCTGATTTTATCACTTGGTCAATGTCCTAATATCAACCTAGCTAATGATGGTatagtggtagtggtagaGCGAAAACGTGAGAAAGCATGAAACTACCATTAGCATTATTAACATAACGATTGTAGTCGTAGCCTGACGTCTACCTGTATACTATACTGTCAAATAAAAACAACTCAACACGCCATAAACCAAGCCAAGCATGTAAATAAATATACCACCATATTAGAATGCCACATGGCATTAAGCCACTCACACACGTCATGTTTTATATCATGTATGTAcgtgaagagaagaaagagtctGACACCACGCTAATCAAGAGTGAGAAGGGGCGAGGGAAAAATAATAGATCTCGAAGATAACATCCGAACCGCCTTTTAAGTCGGCAACAGAGACGATATATAAAAAggtaagaaaataaatcaCGAGTGATCCGGAATCAACTCGTACCCTCCCTCGGAGGGCAAAGTGTACCCAGCGAAGATCAAAGCCCCCGCTGAGACAACACTTACGCACCAGCTAACGGTGCAATAGATCCACGATTCGTCGAGGCGCCAGCCAACGAAGAAACGCGCTTCGTTGTCGACCAGGTATGCCTGAAAGCGCCCTTGTTAGCTTTTGGCATTTTTTTCCTCTGCCACTCGCTCATTAGAGTTTATAACCTACCACAACTGACATACTGGCCGCTTGAACAACAGCGGCCGAAATAATCAGAATACTCAATATCTTCCACCCAGACTCGCGCAGCGCCTTGTTTCCACCAAGGATAATCAAGTAGGCAACGACGCTCATCCCTTCCAGCACGACCGCAAACGACATCATGAAGCCGACGGTGCGCCACATAGAGCAGAAGTGCCGGTCTTCTGCGACGCAGTCTGAGCGCTTCGGGAAGCTCTCGCATGTATCGGTGAGGGAGGAACAGCGCCGGTGGAGGCCATAGGAGTAGTGGTATGTTGGCTGTGAGGGTGCTTAGTTCGACTGCAGGCGATGCGACCGCAGCTGGGTGAGTGGATGTACCTTTTCACTGTGGTAGCTGACCCAGTTGGGGACGATTATGGATGCTATTGAGAGGCCAAATGCTGCAATGGGGTGGATGCTGTTAGCGTATACTGCATGCGCTCAGACATGGAGGGGAAAGGAAGGGCGGGAGTACGTACCGGCTAGGAAGACAATGAGAGATGCAGTATAGACGATTGTCTTGGTGAGGAAGCCGGTATAGTTCCGGTCCTCACCGCGTGGGATTAGATGGAAGTCCATTTGGAGGGGTGCGTTgctgtcgaggtcgatggcGAGAGTCGACGGTGACGCAGGCAGCCGTTTGATACCGATGTATATACCCCAGAGAAAGAAGCGGTGGGGAGGTGGAGAAGGGGTGGGGAGATGAATATAACAAAAAACAGAGAGCACAGACAAACAGGACAGAGAGTTCACGGGGATGCAAGGGAGAGATGCGAAGCCAGGAATGAagatgggagatggaggagcgagaggaGCGGGCGGGATACCTGGAAGGGagcagccagcagcagcacagaCGCAGTGGCTGCACCTGATCGCATCAATATTGCAGAGGGAATTTGTACCACCACTGGAGCTTCGGGTTATTCAAGCttcccatctcctcatctgGCCTTGAAGCCAGGCTAATGTCGCCAATGATGATCAATCCTGTTTTGCCCGCTTTGCCTGCCTTGCTCGACTTTCCCAGCCAATAAccgctgctgccgctggTGATCAGACGAGGCTTTGCGATGACAGTAAACGGCGCAACTTGCCTGTCTCGATGATGAAGGGGATACTGTCGGCCTGTCACTGTCTCGGCTAGTGGGTCTTTTGGGCATTAATTTCGCCATTATGGGCATGGTGGTTGTTTCAAGTTTATTTCTCGGAATAGCTTCACTCCAGCTGCAAACATCGCTGACGTCATCATCTATCTAGGTCACTACGTATTAGTTACTCAGGGTAcgaaaaaagcaaagaagagtTAGAAAACGAGTAGATTCGTCTAAATCCCTGTAAATGTAGAAACATGAACCCGCCGTGTCTCAGCCCTTCATGAACGTCAAAGAAGTGAACAAATGCAAACATGCAAACAGAACTAGTAGTCTACACTGTGCCGACGTTGTCAACGAGACATGGCATCAAGGCGGGTGGCTTGGGGAATAGAATACAAAACGGAAAAGAATATATGCCCGTCATCAGAGATAGAGAGAATTAAATGGGTAAAAAAACCCGTCATGCAGCCGTTACGCAACCTAGCGCCCTCGTTATGATGATTCCCCTTGACTCCGCTGGATCATCGCGCGGAAGTCGTCATTGCTCTTCTGGCCCTTGTTTTCCTCGCCTGAGGCGTTCGTCGCAGTCATCGTTGTTGCTGTCGTTGTGGTCGTGGTACTCGTTTGCTGGGCCGTTCCGCGCTTCACCCCCAGATGCCCGCGTTTCCCACTCCGCCCTCCCGGCTGCGGCGGTCGCTTGATGGGCGCCGTCGGCGCAAGGAATGTGGCTTTGGACTTCTCCTTTGGCTTCACACCCTGGCCATACCgttgcttcttctccgcagaCTGCTTCAGCATGTCGCCCACCGTTCCAATATGTAGTTTCCGACCTGGCGAGATCTCCTGTCCCTCGAGTTCAAGTGCCGCTTTACCCGTTTGGCTGACATCGGCGAATTCAACAATCGCTCCTTGATGGTCCGGCCGCAATATAATTTTGACCAGTTTACCATATGGTTCAATAAGCGCCCGAATCCGGGCATCGTTCACCGTATCGGGGACGTTCATCAAGCCCAGCGTACGGTCCCTTCGCTCACCCGTGGGCTCTTCTAATTCCGGTAGTGCTGTACCGTTAGTCTCCGGCGCAGGAGACTGTGACCCAGCCACCCGAGAGACAACAGTGGTAGCGGTGCGTTTGGCCCCATTAGGGGCGGACAACTTAACGTGAAGCGGGCGGGATCGAAACTCGACTTCATTCATGGCGAGTGCTGCAGTTGCTTCTTCCTTGGAACTGAATACAACATAACCAAACCCCTTACTGCCCCCATCAACCTTTCTGGGCATGCGAGCCAACTCCACGCTGCCGAATTTGGAGAATAGTTCTTTGAGATCATTCTCATTGGCCTTCCAATCAATGTTGGACACGTGAATCTCTCGTCCTTCGTGCATCGGACCATGGCGATCTTGCTTGCGTGAAGGGTCCGAGATTTTAACCACGAGGTTGAGGCCATTGCTCACGGTTGACCCGTCCAATTCTGTGGCGTGGTGGGCGGCCACGGAAGCTTTGAACTGTAGGTAACAGAACCGCCGATGCGTGTTGTATTTGAGAGATGGAAACCGTATGTCGATAATTTCACCATACTATAGAACGTTAATTAAAAGCAACCGAATGAAACATTACGGTTTCGACATACCTTGCTGAACATGTGTCGAATGTAGTTCTCATCGGCCGTCGGCGGGAAGTTGGTGACAAACAAGGTCGTCTCAGAGCCAAAAGAAACTTGAATAATGTTGCCATCAAGGGTCTTCTGATCGCGAGTCTGCGCAGCCTCGGCGTCTTCTCGCGAATTAAATTCGATCATGGCTACTTCGGTGTTACCATCTTCTCCGGGAAGCATCTTAACACCGTTGATCGTACCGCACTATCCAAGTTAGTCAAAATGTATTTATTCAGCAGGGGAGGAACCTCTTACATCACGGAAAAACTGTCGCACCTTGTGCTCTGAGACATTCTGAGGCAAGTTCTTGACAACAACCGTAGAATTCTCACGATCACGCTGGAGTGCTACCGGTTCTGCTTCAACATCTGGTGTTGTCTCTGCTCGTGCTTTTTTGGCAGGGAGGCCATTCACAGCCGATTCATCCTCACgtttcctcttctccgcctGCGAAGCCTCTAATGTTGGTTGaaccgctgctgcttcggcAGCCTGTTGAGCCTGTAAAGCGGCAGCTTCTCGAGCCTCCCGCTCCCGGCGGGTGGCGATGGCTCTCGTAGCCTTCCGGGTTTCCAGAACGGCGAGCTGTAGTTCCTCCGAGTCCTCGTAGTCTTCGCAGTGCGCGACATAGGTCTGCATGATCTTTTCCGGCCAGTCAAGATCCGTCCGCTTGATGGCTTGCTTCAACACAGCTGTGGCAAAGCTGGGATTCGGGGTTCGACGCGCGGCATCAACCGTTGCTTCACCCTGGACAAATTTGCTCCAAGAAACCAGCTCCCAGTGATAGTATGTCAGCCAGAATTCGTAACTGTTGCCACGGCGTCCGACGAGGCCCTTGAAGGTTTCTCGTGCACTATCCCAGCTGCCACTTTCACTCAGGTAACGTATGTAGATACGCTCGAGACGGAAGAGTGGGTCGCCTTCATAAGAGCGACCATATTTCTTCTCTCCAAGCTCCTGGACGCTCTCAATTGCCGAACGGATTCCCACTTCAGCTACGTCCAGATCTTCGTCAGTAGCCTCGGACAAGAAAGCACGCCGGCGAAGGTAGCTGCACCACGCTGTGTGCACCTTCAGCACCTCTTCCATGCCCCCAACATCGAGTAAGCCTGTACTTGTTGCCTTGTGCTTTATATCTGCGATCTTCGTAAACGATTGTCCTTCTCGTTCGGAGCTGAGCAAATACTGCGACCACAAAGTACCGGACCCAGGGCAATGTCGGGTTGCTCGGTCAAGCGCAGAGATTGTTGTTGTATGCACATTCCCATGCATTGATTCATCGATGAGGAACATAATGTAGTCCTCCCACACCGTAGCATTGGTTTGGAACCGCAAAACCGCGCGTTGGTAGATCGCGTTGATAAGTTCAAAATTTGCACTGCGTCTTCGTCGGGTGCCTTGAAGTTCCCATTCAATGTATTCAGCAAATGCCATCCACTCCTCATCACGGTCGCCAGAGTCGGTCGCGTTGCGAAGACGAATCTCAAACTCCTCGCGGGCCGCATACTGTTCCTTAACCGGAGTGGCATACTGTGTTACCGTCTCCGACATAATATTTTCATAGTTTGTGTTGTAGTAGGTGGAAATAAAACTGGAGAACGCCTGGAATGTCTGATCCCATGTCGCGTGAGGCGTCTGCAATCGAATGTCAAACAGTTCTCGTACTCGTGCGATTTTGTCCTGGGAGGGGTTGCGAGACACGTCGCGAACCTGAAATTCTAACAGTCGATCCCATACGGTATTACTGTCATGAATTCTCCACCTCGTTGCTTCAGCACCCCTCTGCCATGTGTCGAGGACACTCTGCCAGGTAAAGACTTCTCGGCCCACCAGCTTATCTTGCTCCGACCAGTGGCTTTGGGTCGAATCACCGTGTGCAGCGTTGTATAGGTATAGCACCCACTCGCCATATATATTCCAGAGCTTGGTGCTACCgtattcttcttcaatcGATCTTTGGCAAAGATTCATCACATCGATGCGTTCGTTCACTGAAGAAGCCAGCATACTCTCATCTTGAATCCACTCAGCCCAAAGATCCTCGCCCATGGCAAAAAGcttgtccatctcctcgCGGGCAGTTCTCATGTCCTTGAGTAGATCGTAATCTCGAGGCTCGCCATGAATCTCCGGGTTATTCGGCGGGTAGACGTGATTCACAAATCCATCGTGTAGCAAGCGGATAAAATTCACATGTGCCTCGTAAGACTGTGGATTTACGTGAATACGGGCGAATAATTCGGTCGCCATCCGTCGAGCGtcggggaggagggatgaGGCGGCGTAGTTTCTCCGGGCGCTCTCTCTGGGGCCGTCTGACATGGCGATATCAAAGGACGAGCGTGGAGTAGGGGTGTTGTGGGAAATCTGGTTAACATTCGGAAACATTGTTGACGGCGAGAGCTGACTCTCGTAAGATTCGGGTCGTAGGATGGCGGCATTCGGCCGCGGTGGTTGGTGATGTTGCATAGATGCGAGGTCGGCAAGAGTGTCCATGCCCGGAGTTGATGGTTGCCGCGAGTTCTGCAGGTCGGCAGCTGGCGGTGtccctcctccgcttccacctcctcccacgTTAGGTCCAACAGCGGGACTCATCGACGAAGGCGGCGAGGGTTCAGGTACGTTGGTTGGAGGGGCGTAGACTTGTTGCGCAAGTGGCGACGATGCGATAGGGGTTCGGTTCGCAGCGGTGCGACTCTTCCGTAGGGGCTTGTGCGCTGGCCCGGGCGCAGGAGCGGAGGTATTGCCAGAAGAGCTCGTGGTAGGCGTTGAGCGCCCAGAATTTGAGTTCGCGTCCTGCGGCGAAAGGAGAGAATTGATGTCCATCATCGAATCGGTTTTATCGAAGATAGCGATGGACCACGTCAGGGAAGGGCGCAAAGAGCTGGCAGCAAGGTGCTGACGTAAGGGAGGGTGTAAAAACaagggaagaaaagaaatagatTCTTCAAAGAACAGTCCACAGTTTCCTCATCAACGAGTCCATTCCTGCCCCAGTTCCAGGCTGTCCAGCTCCACGACGGGTGGGCGTTGTCCCTCTTTGCTTGAACGGAGAAGTCTCAGGCCACGGGCAGGATGCGCGAGAAGAAAGGCGATGACAAAAGAGcggggaggaaagaagagaaaataacACCGGAGAAGGCGTCTCACAAGCTATGCTCCTCTCTTTCCCTAGGCTGATGCAAAATCGGGAGAGCTCGACGGAATCGCTCGTGCGGGAGACAAGGTGAAGCACCGGAGGCACGACGATGCAGATGGCGAGTCGAGACAGGGAGGGGCCAGCGAACAAGCTAGAGAACGCGCTCTAGCGAGAGCAGAAGCAGTCCTAGGAAAGCAGAGCAGTCAGCGGGCAGGTGGGAGGTCGCGTGGGGAGGGCGGCGACGTACAGAGAGtgctggggagagagagggaaaagaCGAGAGAAGTTCGAAGGGCCGACGAAGGATGAGAGAACCTGAACCAGTGGATCGACGACGCTggtggagatggacgagAGACGAAAGAGAGAGCTCGGCACAGGAAACGGACCACGACtcgagatgaggatgatagTCTGGCGTGTTTCCCGTTCGGTGGCCACAACACGTTTCCCACTCTGGAGTGCTCGTCCTTGTAGTTTCAGGCTGTCGCTTCGTATCTCTTTGATGCGCCAGCCGAGGATCTGACGATGCGTCGTCCTCAAttacggagtacgtactTGCTGCAAATTCTGCTTCACTACGTCATATCTCTGCGGCAGAGTAGCGACATTGCCAATAATTACTCCTTTCTGCGGCCTACACTAGCGCTGAGCTCTGGGCCCTGCGAGAGCAGAAACCGAAGACAAGCGCACGGACTGAGTCTCCCAAGCCCTGCCACCGTGATGGAGCATCGTGCTCTGCACTGCCATATCTGGTCCACATTACCGTACACGGATGGAGCCCTGCCTGGGATTCAGGCTATTACAGTACTATCTACCGACTCGAGTAGTTCTTCCGAGCAGTTCTCCCGGGCGCCCGCCCTGTCGTATCGCGCAAGGCGTATATTGTATCATAAGTGTGGGCAGAGCTTAAGCATCGCGAAAGCATAATTCCCAATCGGGTTGACGTGGCTCGCAGCTGGACGAGCCCATGAGGTAATCTAAGCGAGGAAAACATACGGGGTGCTTCGGGCGCTTCTCCGGATCAAATGTAGGGCCCTGGCCGGTGATTCATTAAAACAGACAATAATCAAGAATCAAGCGATTaaagatgaagaaagcaagagtTGATtgggacgaggatgacggaGTACatttggtgttgatggttTTCATGCCCCAGGCAGGAATTAGACAAAAACTACGGCAGACCGGAAACACCAACTGCGCACCGCCAACACTCAACTTTTTTCCTGTTGATCCCGTAGCAGACTACAGCCGGTCGTCCAGTTGTTTGTTCCCCCATGGCTACGATGGGCGCTCTACATCCCTACGGGCAAATGATACGGTCAGGTAAGTCTGCTTCAATGTTCTGACAAGATTTCCACCCGAATTGGTCTTAACACACTCTTCAGCCCGGACCGGCATCACCTACATCCCTCGCCGCACCCTCACATGCACACCAATCCGTCGAGCCGAAGAGAACAACGACGCCCCCAATAACAAGCCAGAGACAAATTCTAAGCCCTCTGCTCTCTCCTCGATCAAGAACTTCATTTTTGGTGGAAAGTCCGACGCCGCGAAGCCTACCGTCCGCAGACAGGCTGCCCCCCTCAAGCGAGAAGGTAGCCTGAGCGCCGATTCGATTTtcgccgaggatgaagctgctcCCAAGCTGATGGCCTCTGGCCGAACGCCAGCTGGGCGCAAGCAGGAAGGCCCAGCTGCGGAGCCAGGCGAGACCGAGCCGCAGACATCGGTAGAGGCAAGGAACAGAGCGAACATGCAGGCAGTGCTGGATCCGCGCCCGAAGGCGCGTATTCGGTGGGAGCGTAAGATGGTTGTCCGCGAGCTACGTGGCCGCGGCCGTCTATCGAAGGCAGAGCAGATCATGCGTACGGAGCGTGAGTCGCTGTCCAAGTCACATTGGTTCAAGACCTCGATCAAGAAATTGGGCCCTCTGGCTCGCCAGATTGCTGGGAAGAATATCGACGAGGCCATTGTCCAAATGCAGttcagcaagaagaaggccgcaAAGGATGTCCTGGAGCACCTTAAGCATGCGAAGAACGTTGCCGTTGTCCGCTCGGGTATGGGGCTAGGTGCTGTTCAAGCTGGCGAGGAAGCACAGCCATCGAAGCCTATTAAGATCACCCTCAAAGACGGCGAGCGCAAGGTAATCACCGACCCTACATCCATCTACATCTCCCAGGCGTGGGTGAATCGCGGGCCATACGGCATCGACTACGACCACCGGGCAAGGGGACAGATCAACATGCTCCGCCCACCATACACGTCTCTATCGGTTgtgttgaaggaggaaaagacaCGAATCCGTGAATGGGAGGACCGCGAGGCCAGGGAACTGCGCAAGCGCAAGGCTAGGCTCTGGACACAGCTGCCTGACCGTCCGATCACGCAGCAGAACCAGTACTACAGCTGGTGATTTCCGCCATGTTTGTCTGTTCATTCGAGCCATGGTTCAAGTTATACTACCCTAGTATTCCTCTGGCGTTTTGTATTATTTACATCTTTGGGAGCACTCCGCCTGGGCCGGATCAgcatctttttctttttcactgGCATTTTACCCACACAATTGTCCAGAGCTCACCTATGTACACTACGAAATATAAACTACATAACCAAGTTCTTCTCTAGGTCTAAGTCTAACATCTAACATGCCTCGCCCGGACACTTTGGCCTCGGAAACCAGGGCTCAATCACCCTCGCTGGCGCTTCACCACTCCTTCTTTCTGCCTTGATAAGCACAGGAATCACACCACCGGTCTCCAACGTAAATTTCCTATGCCCGACAACACTTAAAATACTCATAATCGCACCAGAATGCGCCGTCAGCGATAACACGCTATTCCCATCGTGCGCGAAGATAtcgcccagcagctcatAAAACCGCGCGTCCCGCGCAGAATCACACTCCCGCAAATCAGCCTTGTGCAACAGGTCTTCCTCACTGAACCCCGGCTCGAATATATAAGATGGGTAAGCAGCCTGAATGGCGGACTTGGGTGAGCGTGCGTCGCAGGTGTGTAGCCCGAGAGTTTCGCGGAGGAGCTAGATGTTTAGTTTCAATGTTAGCCAGATATTCTGTCACATAGCCATAGAATCATGAGTTGAGGAATGAAAGGTCGCAGTCATACCTCCTTAACAAGAGGCCGAAAGGGCTCCGTTCCAGGTAGCTTGGTTCCATCGAATGTAACCTTCGCGGTCTCGCAACACCGCATCAGCGGACTCACGTAGTAagactgcggtggtggaaacCCCTGCGCGATCTGTGTCTTCCATGCCCCGTTTGCTATGCGCGCTTGTTCGATTCCGAGTTCTGTGAGTTGGGCGTCGAACCAGCTGCCGTGTTCGTCGCCGTTTAGGAGGGAGTAGCGGCACTTTGCAATAGCCATGCCATGCATTAGTCCGGTGTTCACatggtaggtaggtaggtagagCTGCTACGTACATCCCACATCGCAGTACCGTATCGCGACTCCGCGACATTATGTACGCCCTGCCCGTGGCggcccaggatgaggagtTTGTATGTTAACTCACCCGGCGAAGCACGGTTTAGCTGAGCGATGTATGATTCCAGACGCTGCCATtgtgtttttgtttttgaaGTTGTTTCGCTTTCGGATTCATTTACGGGGTCGGAGGGGTAAGAGCGGTCAATGAGGCCGAAGTTGGAGGATACCTAGAAGTCGTTTCCGCCAGGTTAGATTATTGTattctctctctatctcgGTACGGTCTTGGTGAGGGGCTGTGGGCGGCTTACATAGTCGAATGTGTCGGAGTCGGTGGTGGGGTCGCCCTGGAGGAATATGCCGGGGACCGCTGAgaagtggaagtggaagcTGGAAGGCAGGTCTGTGGTTGAGTTTGGGTTTGCCATGTTGTGGGAGCGGGGAGTGCCTGGTGAGTGCGGGGAGTTGACTTGGGCAGTACGTAACTGAGGTATAAATTGAAATCTAGAATTTTGTCTGATGTTCAAGGGTCCAGAATCTCAGTGAGTCATTAGACTAACTAGAGAAGGACTTTGTCCGGAAGATCGTGGTTCTTTGCTTACTCCGGAGTACCGTAGCGGGCCTAGCGGAGTTTCAACACGAGCTTTACGAGGTCGAAATCTTGTGTACAAACGACGAGCGTAGAATTA
This genomic interval from Aspergillus puulaauensis MK2 DNA, chromosome 7, nearly complete sequence contains the following:
- the PRP24 gene encoding U6 snRNP complex subunit PRP24 (COG:A;~EggNog:ENOG410PM4Y;~InterPro:IPR000504,IPR031766,IPR011990,IPR035979, IPR012677,IPR034397,IPR034398,IPR003107;~PFAM:PF16842,PF00076;~go_function: GO:0003676 - nucleic acid binding [Evidence IEA];~go_function: GO:0005515 - protein binding [Evidence IEA];~go_process: GO:0006396 - RNA processing [Evidence IEA]), which codes for MMDINSLLSPQDANSNSGRSTPTTSSSGNTSAPAPGPAHKPLRKSRTAANRTPIASSPLAQQVYAPPTNVPEPSPPSSMSPAVGPNVGGGGSGGGTPPAADLQNSRQPSTPGMDTLADLASMQHHQPPRPNAAILRPESYESQLSPSTMFPNVNQISHNTPTPRSSFDIAMSDGPRESARRNYAASSLLPDARRMATELFARIHVNPQSYEAHVNFIRLLHDGFVNHVYPPNNPEIHGEPRDYDLLKDMRTAREEMDKLFAMGEDLWAEWIQDESMLASSVNERIDVMNLCQRSIEEEYGSTKLWNIYGEWVLYLYNAAHGDSTQSHWSEQDKLVGREVFTWQSVLDTWQRGAEATRWRIHDSNTVWDRLLEFQVRDVSRNPSQDKIARVRELFDIRLQTPHATWDQTFQAFSSFISTYYNTNYENIMSETVTQYATPVKEQYAAREEFEIRLRNATDSGDRDEEWMAFAEYIEWELQGTRRRRSANFELINAIYQRAVLRFQTNATVWEDYIMFLIDESMHGNVHTTTISALDRATRHCPGSGTLWSQYLLSSEREGQSFTKIADIKHKATSTGLLDVGGMEEVLKVHTAWCSYLRRRAFLSEATDEDLDVAEVGIRSAIESVQELGEKKYGRSYEGDPLFRLERIYIRYLSESGSWDSARETFKGLVGRRGNSYEFWLTYYHWELVSWSKFVQGEATVDAARRTPNPSFATAVLKQAIKRTDLDWPEKIMQTYVAHCEDYEDSEELQLAVLETRKATRAIATRREREAREAAALQAQQAAEAAAVQPTLEASQAEKRKREDESAVNGLPAKKARAETTPDVEAEPVALQRDRENSTVVVKNLPQNVSEHKVRQFFRDCGTINGVKMLPGEDGNTEVAMIEFNSREDAEAAQTRDQKTLDGNIIQVSFGSETTLFVTNFPPTADENYIRHMFSKYGEIIDIRFPSLKYNTHRRFCYLQFKASVAAHHATELDGSTVSNGLNLVVKISDPSRKQDRHGPMHEGREIHVSNIDWKANENDLKELFSKFGSVELARMPRKVDGGSKGFGYVVFSSKEEATAALAMNEVEFRSRPLHVKLSAPNGAKRTATTVVSRVAGSQSPAPETNGTALPELEEPTGERRDRTLGLMNVPDTVNDARIRALIEPYGKLVKIILRPDHQGAIVEFADVSQTGKAALELEGQEISPGRKLHIGTVGDMLKQSAEKKQRYGQGVKPKEKSKATFLAPTAPIKRPPQPGGRSGKRGHLGVKRGTAQQTSTTTTTTATTMTATNASGEENKGQKSNDDFRAMIQRSQGESS